A single window of Archangium gephyra DNA harbors:
- a CDS encoding SIR2 family protein, which yields MPETEGSPGVPGVRAMLELLDADLDSVGISSQLRTRATNEVPGNLYQEGFRELIRRAPNGIDRANDLIKRAVLQALVDPPFRASDERTDLHCRSILRSNKRWYLRPSVLALGRLLASHPDRFPLVLTTNFDPLIEIATQRAGGTTHRTVLHADGYLGSHGAAHSATHVVYLHGYWFGSDTMHSAVQLTQNRPQLQSSLIEILRSYTLLQLGYGGWDDIVMGALQRASEDLGSTPDILWASNQLSEKDPARKIAERLYAASARQRVQFYAGIDLHEVIPQLERAMSKERKRIDVIVLSQHERVLGQVLGKLNLAQNHFSFLPATTLRTKRVAEHPDFKHKILNTRSCITLTAQDSDPDCFLTVVIVDQPIESDHYSNLFGDFSKNRHVAIITTQGASQIGIPLTDYVRYFIIRYVLGQTILINTHEETRDCMFDKKNHKPDIRLSLRSARLCDDCNLKLRKLSSPNSETAVGACRQLLGHMVLEHN from the coding sequence ATGCCCGAGACCGAAGGCTCACCGGGCGTACCTGGCGTCCGCGCGATGTTGGAACTCCTTGACGCCGATTTGGACTCCGTCGGAATCAGCAGTCAGCTACGTACCCGAGCAACGAACGAAGTGCCGGGAAACCTCTACCAAGAGGGTTTTAGAGAACTCATCAGGCGCGCCCCAAATGGAATCGATCGTGCGAACGACCTCATCAAGCGCGCGGTCCTACAGGCGTTGGTGGATCCTCCTTTTCGAGCCTCTGATGAGCGCACGGATTTACACTGTCGCAGCATCCTCCGCTCTAATAAGCGCTGGTATCTCCGCCCTTCCGTACTTGCCCTCGGTCGACTACTGGCCTCCCATCCCGACCGCTTCCCTCTGGTTTTGACGACCAACTTCGATCCGCTGATTGAGATTGCAACGCAACGTGCTGGCGGAACAACGCATCGGACCGTGCTGCACGCCGACGGCTATCTCGGCTCGCATGGAGCAGCTCACAGCGCGACGCATGTCGTGTATTTGCACGGATATTGGTTCGGCTCCGATACAATGCATTCCGCTGTGCAACTGACGCAGAATAGACCGCAGTTGCAAAGCTCCCTCATCGAGATCTTGCGCAGCTACACCCTGTTGCAGTTGGGGTATGGCGGCTGGGACGATATCGTCATGGGCGCGCTACAACGGGCCTCCGAGGATTTGGGAAGCACCCCAGATATCCTGTGGGCAAGCAACCAGCTATCTGAAAAAGACCCAGCAAGAAAGATCGCCGAACGCCTCTACGCAGCATCCGCTCGTCAGCGCGTTCAATTCTACGCTGGAATAGATCTTCATGAGGTAATCCCTCAGCTTGAGCGAGCCATGAGTAAGGAGCGGAAGCGCATTGATGTCATTGTGCTTTCGCAGCACGAGCGAGTGCTGGGCCAAGTCCTGGGCAAGCTCAATCTCGCCCAAAATCACTTTTCCTTCTTGCCCGCTACGACGCTCCGCACCAAACGTGTCGCCGAGCACCCGGATTTCAAACATAAGATTTTGAACACTAGATCGTGCATCACGCTCACAGCACAGGACTCTGATCCAGACTGCTTTCTCACGGTCGTTATAGTCGATCAGCCGATCGAGTCAGACCACTACTCAAACCTCTTTGGCGACTTCTCGAAGAATAGACACGTCGCCATAATCACCACTCAAGGCGCGTCGCAAATCGGCATCCCTCTGACAGACTACGTACGTTATTTCATTATCCGCTACGTCCTTGGACAGACGATACTCATCAACACTCACGAGGAAACGCGCGACTGCATGTTCGACAAGAAGAATCATAAGCCGGATATCCGCCTATCGCTTCGCTCCGCCCGACTCTGCGATGATTGCAACCTCAAGCTCAGAAAACTCAGCTCGCCCAATAGCGAGACTGCTGTCGGGGCATGCAGGCAGCTCCTTGGACACATGGTGCTCGAACACAACTGA
- a CDS encoding metallophosphoesterase, producing the protein MMVGLVAALHYYLGVRLVSDPGLPQPWAGLGWSALGLGFVSIPAAMASTRMKPSWKEQVLHWGGMLWMGAFGLLLTATVTADVVGWVWRLVGPAPLLARDKALAVVGVVVPAMLLAFRTARSPARVERVTVPVKGLGAGLSGMKVVQISDIHIGPTLDRHFMQRVVEQVNALQPDVVAVTGDLVDGSVTRLRDEVAPLAGLRAPLGVYYVTGNHEYYHGGAAWSAEVARLGLTVLNNAHRVVERGGARLTVAGVTDLEGGRMDPSQACRPDVALAGAPAGVPRLLLAHQPRAAVLARELGVDLQLSGHTHGGQLFPFMLFVKLQQPVIQGLATIAGVRVYTHRGTGYWGPPLRLGPAPEIAELTLVSA; encoded by the coding sequence ATGATGGTGGGGCTGGTGGCCGCGCTGCACTACTACCTCGGGGTGAGGCTCGTGTCCGACCCTGGACTCCCACAGCCGTGGGCGGGGCTCGGCTGGTCGGCGCTGGGGCTCGGCTTCGTGTCCATTCCGGCGGCCATGGCCTCCACGCGGATGAAGCCCTCGTGGAAGGAGCAGGTGCTGCACTGGGGCGGCATGCTGTGGATGGGCGCCTTCGGTTTGTTGCTGACGGCCACGGTGACGGCGGACGTGGTGGGGTGGGTGTGGCGGCTCGTGGGGCCGGCCCCCCTGCTGGCGCGGGACAAGGCCCTGGCGGTGGTGGGCGTGGTGGTGCCGGCGATGCTGCTCGCCTTCCGCACCGCACGCTCCCCGGCGCGCGTGGAGCGGGTGACGGTGCCGGTGAAGGGGCTGGGCGCGGGGCTGTCCGGCATGAAGGTGGTGCAGATCTCCGACATCCACATCGGCCCCACGCTGGATCGCCACTTCATGCAACGGGTGGTGGAGCAGGTGAACGCGCTCCAGCCGGACGTGGTGGCGGTGACGGGAGACCTGGTGGACGGCAGCGTCACGCGGCTGCGCGACGAGGTGGCCCCGCTCGCCGGCCTGCGCGCACCGCTGGGCGTCTACTACGTCACCGGCAACCACGAGTACTACCACGGGGGCGCCGCCTGGTCCGCCGAGGTGGCCCGCCTGGGCCTCACCGTCCTCAACAACGCGCACCGGGTGGTGGAGCGCGGAGGCGCGCGCCTGACGGTGGCCGGCGTGACGGACCTCGAGGGCGGGAGGATGGACCCGTCGCAGGCGTGCCGGCCGGACGTGGCGCTCGCGGGGGCTCCGGCGGGCGTGCCCCGGTTGCTGCTGGCGCACCAGCCTCGCGCGGCGGTGCTGGCCCGGGAGCTGGGCGTGGACCTGCAGCTCTCCGGGCACACCCATGGCGGACAGCTCTTCCCCTTCATGCTCTTCGTGAAGCTGCAGCAGCCCGTCATCCAGGGCCTGGCCACCATCGCCGGGGTGCGCGTCTACACCCACCGCGGCACCGGCTACTGGGGCCCGCCGCTGCGCCTGGGGCCCGCACCTGAGATCGCCGAGCTGACCCTCGTGAGCGCGTAG
- a CDS encoding class I SAM-dependent methyltransferase has protein sequence MQVDFGRTANDYVKHRAGFPERFFQRLAREDVLRPGLRAVDLGTGTGTVARGLARHGCHVTALDISASMLEGARQLAADERLSIDWRLAPAENTGLPEASVDLVVAGQCWHWFDRAAAAREAARLLVPGGRLVIAHFDWVPLPGNIIEATEHLINGFNPGPLQPYVQFGHGTGLYPAWFKDAAGAGFTGLESFSFDVAVPYTHEAWRGRVRASAKIGASLAPEEIARFDAALASLLAERFPAQPLAVPHRVFALLATRP, from the coding sequence ATGCAGGTCGACTTCGGACGGACGGCGAATGACTACGTGAAGCACCGGGCGGGATTCCCCGAGCGTTTCTTCCAGCGGCTCGCCCGTGAGGACGTCCTCCGGCCCGGGCTGCGCGCCGTGGACCTGGGCACCGGCACGGGCACCGTGGCCCGGGGACTCGCCCGCCACGGCTGTCACGTCACCGCCCTGGACATCTCCGCCTCCATGCTCGAGGGCGCCCGCCAGCTCGCCGCCGACGAGCGGCTCTCCATCGACTGGCGCCTCGCTCCCGCGGAGAACACCGGCCTGCCCGAGGCCTCGGTGGACCTCGTCGTCGCCGGCCAGTGCTGGCATTGGTTCGACCGCGCCGCCGCCGCCCGCGAGGCCGCCCGGCTGCTCGTTCCCGGCGGCCGGCTCGTCATCGCCCATTTCGACTGGGTGCCCCTGCCCGGCAACATCATCGAGGCCACCGAGCACCTCATCAACGGCTTCAACCCCGGCCCCCTCCAGCCCTACGTCCAGTTCGGCCACGGCACCGGCCTCTACCCCGCCTGGTTCAAGGACGCCGCCGGCGCGGGCTTCACCGGCCTTGAGAGCTTCTCCTTCGACGTCGCCGTCCCCTATACCCACGAGGCCTGGCGTGGCCGCGTCCGGGCCAGTGCCAAGATTGGCGCGTCGCTCGCTCCAGAGGAGATCGCCCGCTTCGATGCCGCGCTCGCCTCGCTCCTCGCCGAGCGTTTTCCCGCTCAGCCCCTCGCCGTTCCCCACCGCGTCTTCGCCTTGCTGGCCACGCGGCCGTAG
- a CDS encoding TetR/AcrR family transcriptional regulator gives MDSLLHTGYSEGMARVKGSRNADYEKERERLLQAVRERLLASDGAQASFRELAEVAGVSVATLRHYFGSREALLAEVMADMHQRGLPYLHATATEFHGPVRESLQWFLQQLLLGWRMGVGGVHAFGLTASLGHEKLGPVYVQELLEPTLQATEARLSRHIADGELRRCDVRHAALELVCPVVLGLLHQVQLAGSRCRPLDVERFLEDHLDTFLRAHAP, from the coding sequence GTGGATTCCCTACTCCACACGGGTTATTCAGAAGGCATGGCCCGGGTGAAGGGAAGCCGCAACGCCGACTACGAGAAGGAGCGCGAGCGCCTGTTGCAGGCGGTCCGTGAGCGCCTGCTCGCCAGTGACGGGGCGCAGGCGAGCTTCCGCGAGCTGGCCGAGGTGGCGGGGGTGAGCGTGGCCACGCTGCGCCACTACTTCGGCTCGCGCGAGGCGCTGCTGGCGGAGGTGATGGCGGACATGCACCAGCGCGGCCTGCCGTACCTGCACGCCACCGCCACGGAGTTCCACGGCCCGGTGCGCGAGTCGCTCCAGTGGTTCCTCCAGCAACTCCTCCTGGGCTGGCGCATGGGCGTCGGGGGGGTGCACGCCTTCGGCCTCACCGCGAGCCTGGGTCACGAGAAGCTGGGGCCGGTCTACGTGCAGGAGTTGCTGGAGCCCACGCTGCAGGCCACCGAGGCCCGGCTGTCCCGCCACATCGCGGACGGGGAGCTGCGCCGCTGCGACGTGCGCCACGCCGCGCTGGAGCTGGTGTGCCCGGTGGTGCTCGGCCTGTTGCACCAGGTGCAGCTGGCGGGCTCGCGCTGCCGGCCCCTGGACGTGGAGCGCTTCCTGGAGGACCACCTGGACACGTTCCTCCGCGCCCACGCCCCGTAG
- a CDS encoding DUF2062 domain-containing protein, with protein sequence MSCARPGSALSWRRFPKCFRSEEEWCPVSSWWKVAKRKLRRARVRLLRGSGAPGEIAGGMALGLFIALLPVMGLQLPLALAAAELVRRLTHFQPSRVAAAAGVWLNNPVTAAPVYGLCYLIGRPIAHRLLPAPPPSMMTAGAGAFELSALSFSGPDALEVGLGLVIGGVVLGVPTAWLGYRITYGMVSRHQADREQRRARRARGLKLAPGA encoded by the coding sequence ATGTCCTGCGCGCGCCCCGGCTCCGCATTATCCTGGCGCCGTTTCCCGAAGTGTTTTCGTTCCGAAGAAGAGTGGTGCCCCGTGTCGTCGTGGTGGAAGGTTGCCAAGAGGAAGCTCCGGCGCGCGCGCGTGCGATTGCTGCGCGGCTCGGGGGCTCCCGGTGAGATCGCCGGTGGCATGGCGCTCGGGTTGTTCATCGCCCTGCTGCCCGTCATGGGCCTCCAGCTCCCCCTGGCCCTCGCCGCCGCCGAGCTGGTGCGCCGGCTGACGCACTTCCAGCCCTCGCGCGTCGCCGCCGCCGCGGGCGTGTGGCTCAACAACCCCGTCACCGCCGCTCCCGTCTACGGCCTGTGCTACCTCATCGGCCGCCCCATCGCGCACCGCCTCCTCCCGGCCCCTCCCCCGTCCATGATGACGGCCGGTGCCGGGGCCTTCGAGCTGAGCGCGCTGTCCTTCTCCGGGCCGGATGCGCTCGAGGTGGGGCTCGGCCTCGTCATCGGCGGCGTCGTGCTGGGCGTGCCCACCGCGTGGCTCGGCTACCGCATCACCTACGGCATGGTGTCCCGCCACCAGGCGGATCGCGAGCAGCGCCGGGCCCGCAGGGCTCGCGGCCTGAAGCTCGCCCCCGGCGCGTAG
- the ychF gene encoding redox-regulated ATPase YchF — MALSIGIVGLPNVGKSTLFNALSAAGAQAANYPFCTIEPNVGVVPVPDERLDKLSALVKPLKKIPTSLEFVDIAGLVRGASKGEGLGNQFLGNIRQVDAVLHVLRCFVDDNVTHVEGGVDPVRDRDVVDTELCLKDLETVEKRRERSQKNTKMGGKAGDEAKAELVVLDKVKAGLDSAITVRAQKLTSDERAVLKDLFLLTDKPVLYVANISEKQIGKEDSDPMVQRVREMAAKEGAGVVVLAAAMEAEIQQLPEEERPGFLESAGLTEPGLHKVVREGYKLLGLQTYFTVGEQECRAWTIHKGDKAPQAAGVIHSDFERGFIKAEVMRWEDLLKYGSESAVKEKGLLRVEGKEYVVQDGDCMHFRFNV, encoded by the coding sequence ATGGCGCTTTCCATCGGCATCGTCGGTCTGCCCAACGTGGGCAAGTCCACCCTGTTCAACGCACTCTCGGCGGCGGGGGCCCAGGCGGCCAACTACCCGTTCTGCACCATCGAGCCCAACGTGGGCGTGGTGCCGGTGCCGGACGAGCGGCTGGACAAGCTCTCCGCCCTGGTGAAGCCGCTGAAGAAGATTCCCACCTCGCTCGAGTTCGTGGACATCGCGGGCCTGGTGCGCGGCGCCTCGAAGGGCGAGGGACTGGGCAACCAGTTCCTCGGCAACATCCGCCAGGTGGACGCGGTGCTGCACGTGCTGCGCTGCTTCGTGGATGACAACGTCACCCACGTGGAGGGTGGCGTGGACCCGGTGCGCGACCGGGACGTGGTGGACACCGAGCTCTGCCTGAAGGACCTGGAGACGGTGGAGAAGCGCCGCGAGCGCTCGCAGAAGAACACCAAGATGGGCGGCAAGGCGGGCGACGAGGCGAAGGCGGAACTGGTGGTGCTGGACAAGGTGAAGGCGGGGCTGGACTCGGCCATCACCGTGCGCGCGCAGAAGCTGACGTCCGACGAGCGGGCGGTGCTGAAGGATCTCTTCCTGCTGACGGACAAGCCCGTGCTGTACGTGGCGAACATCAGCGAGAAGCAGATTGGCAAGGAGGACTCGGACCCGATGGTGCAGCGGGTGCGGGAGATGGCGGCGAAGGAGGGCGCGGGGGTGGTGGTGCTGGCGGCGGCGATGGAGGCGGAGATCCAGCAGCTGCCCGAGGAGGAGCGTCCGGGCTTCCTGGAGAGCGCGGGGCTGACGGAGCCGGGCCTGCACAAGGTGGTGCGCGAGGGCTACAAGCTGCTGGGCCTGCAGACGTACTTCACGGTGGGCGAGCAGGAGTGCCGGGCGTGGACGATCCACAAGGGTGACAAGGCGCCGCAGGCGGCGGGCGTCATCCACTCGGACTTCGAGCGCGGCTTCATCAAGGCCGAGGTGATGAGGTGGGAGGACCTGCTCAAGTACGGCAGCGAGTCGGCGGTGAAGGAGAAGGGCCTGCTGCGCGTGGAAGGCAAGGAGTACGTGGTGCAGGACGGTGACTGCATGCACTTCCGCTTCAACGTGTAA
- a CDS encoding aromatic ring-hydroxylating oxygenase subunit alpha, producing the protein MLDGFADEGFADVWTPVAMSKEVGKAPHALTLAGERLVLFRDAQGRVSALHDQCPHRGVKLSLGKVGKDGCLECPFHGWRFASGGACTHIPLNPMPEEKRQRYAATAFPVRERGGLIWLYTRPGAEAPEELSVPSVMEQPGVHVWHYAETWNAHWTRAMENMLDSPHLPFVHRRTIGGALARRMKPDSRMEMEVHPTPTGFRTSWTLDGAASDAYLDWLRPNGMSLKIPIPQRLMQLFMWCVPVDADHTRMMLVSTRDFLKFQPLAAALDHFNKRILREDQAVVESSHPVESPPVSEERSVATDRATLAFRRWYLERKKQGPRETAALTEAPPLAS; encoded by the coding sequence ATGTTGGACGGTTTCGCCGACGAAGGTTTCGCGGACGTGTGGACGCCGGTGGCGATGTCGAAGGAGGTGGGCAAGGCGCCCCACGCGTTGACGCTGGCGGGGGAGCGCCTCGTGCTCTTCCGGGACGCCCAGGGCCGGGTGTCGGCGCTGCATGACCAATGTCCGCACCGGGGGGTGAAGCTGTCGCTGGGGAAGGTGGGCAAGGACGGGTGCCTGGAGTGTCCCTTCCACGGGTGGCGCTTCGCGTCGGGCGGGGCGTGCACGCACATTCCGCTCAACCCCATGCCCGAGGAGAAGCGCCAGCGCTACGCCGCCACGGCCTTCCCGGTGCGCGAGCGCGGAGGCCTCATCTGGCTCTACACGCGCCCGGGAGCGGAGGCGCCGGAGGAGCTGTCGGTGCCCTCCGTGATGGAGCAGCCGGGCGTGCACGTGTGGCACTACGCCGAGACGTGGAACGCGCACTGGACGCGGGCGATGGAGAACATGCTGGACTCCCCACACCTGCCCTTCGTGCACCGGCGCACCATTGGTGGAGCGCTGGCGCGGCGGATGAAGCCGGACTCGAGGATGGAGATGGAGGTGCACCCCACGCCCACGGGGTTCCGCACCTCGTGGACCCTGGATGGAGCGGCCTCGGACGCCTATCTGGACTGGCTGCGGCCCAACGGCATGTCGCTGAAGATTCCCATCCCCCAACGCCTCATGCAGCTGTTCATGTGGTGCGTGCCGGTGGACGCGGACCACACGCGGATGATGCTGGTGAGCACGCGTGACTTCCTGAAGTTCCAGCCGCTCGCGGCCGCGCTGGACCACTTCAACAAGCGCATCCTCCGGGAGGACCAGGCGGTGGTGGAGTCGAGCCACCCCGTCGAATCCCCGCCGGTGTCCGAGGAGCGCAGCGTGGCGACGGACCGGGCCACGCTGGCGTTCCGCCGCTGGTACCTGGAGCGCAAGAAGCAAGGCCCGCGAGAGACGGCCGCCCTCACCGAGGCCCCACCGCTCGCGAGCTGA
- a CDS encoding citrate/2-methylcitrate synthase has translation MVEARGPKAQSRFDSRHEELVPAAEAAALLGVKRATLYTYVSRGLVRCVPEPGTKENRYVRADLERLKARHDARAGHAAVAAGALRWGEPVIDSAVSRVGAEGLAYRGQPAVRLAVEGRSFEDVAELLWSGSLPAQPVRWPSPELPVQPSAVAGLVPKRSPPLAVLLAVVPLLAAWDEARFAAPVEQERLRARRLLRHLAAWVCAAHAPARVARALKEETVAASLAVAWGATGKRAPEMLDRALVLCADHELNVSTFAARVTASSGADLYACLSAALAAVSGPKHGGASDRIEALLQEVGRPERARTVVHERLRRGESVPGFGHPLYPEGDPRTPPLLEAAYAFRPETVGVRVLRTVEEAMREAGHPAPTVDFGLVALASALELPAGAAAALFAVGRAAGWVAHVLEQREQGHLLRPRARYVGAPVTAP, from the coding sequence ATGGTTGAGGCGCGAGGGCCCAAGGCTCAATCTCGATTCGACAGTCGACATGAGGAGCTGGTGCCAGCGGCGGAGGCGGCGGCGCTGCTGGGGGTGAAGCGGGCGACGCTCTACACGTACGTGAGCCGGGGCCTGGTGCGGTGCGTGCCGGAGCCGGGGACGAAGGAGAACCGGTACGTCCGGGCCGACCTCGAGCGGCTGAAGGCGCGGCACGATGCACGGGCGGGACACGCGGCGGTGGCGGCGGGAGCCTTGCGCTGGGGCGAGCCCGTCATCGACTCGGCGGTCTCACGGGTGGGGGCGGAGGGACTGGCATACCGGGGACAGCCCGCGGTGCGGCTCGCGGTGGAGGGGCGGAGCTTCGAGGACGTGGCGGAGTTGCTCTGGTCGGGCAGCCTGCCAGCACAGCCGGTGCGGTGGCCCTCGCCGGAGCTGCCCGTGCAACCCTCGGCGGTGGCGGGGCTGGTGCCGAAACGCTCACCGCCCCTGGCGGTGCTGCTGGCGGTGGTGCCCTTGCTGGCGGCCTGGGACGAGGCGCGCTTCGCGGCCCCGGTGGAGCAGGAGCGGCTGCGAGCACGACGGCTGTTGCGGCACCTGGCGGCCTGGGTGTGCGCGGCGCACGCGCCGGCACGGGTGGCCCGGGCGCTGAAGGAGGAGACGGTGGCGGCCTCGCTGGCGGTGGCGTGGGGAGCGACGGGGAAGCGAGCGCCGGAGATGCTGGACCGGGCGCTGGTGCTGTGCGCGGACCATGAGCTGAATGTGTCCACGTTCGCGGCGCGGGTGACGGCGTCCTCGGGGGCGGACCTGTACGCGTGCCTGAGCGCGGCGCTGGCGGCGGTCTCGGGGCCGAAGCACGGAGGCGCGAGTGACCGCATCGAGGCCCTGCTGCAGGAGGTGGGAAGGCCGGAGCGGGCACGCACGGTGGTGCACGAGCGGCTGCGGCGGGGCGAGTCGGTACCGGGCTTCGGGCACCCGCTGTACCCGGAGGGAGATCCACGCACACCGCCGCTGCTGGAGGCGGCGTATGCCTTCCGTCCGGAGACGGTGGGAGTCCGGGTGCTGCGCACGGTGGAGGAGGCGATGCGGGAGGCGGGCCACCCGGCGCCCACGGTGGACTTCGGCCTGGTGGCGCTGGCATCGGCGCTGGAGCTGCCAGCGGGAGCGGCGGCGGCGCTGTTCGCGGTGGGGCGAGCGGCGGGCTGGGTGGCGCACGTGCTGGAGCAACGCGAGCAGGGACACCTGCTACGCCCAAGGGCCCGCTACGTGGGAGCGCCTGTCACCGCGCCCTGA